A window of the Thermotoga sp. SG1 genome harbors these coding sequences:
- a CDS encoding energy-coupling factor transporter transmembrane protein EcfT, producing MRLPTVLIGRYVPANSIVHKIDPRAKLLGMILLITSILIVPSLVFYIVPGAVVLLLILLSKTGFRIYLAGLKSLWFLIIFAVVVQFLSPQDGRKIIWFITDKAILSAVYILLRLLLIILLAENFSATTPPLMTARAIESLFSLLGARKLGHEIGMVMTIAMRFVPILALEADRILKAQISRGANFERGRFIDRLKALIVIIVPLLASALRKAEELATAMEARLYTGEPPRVKYRDIEWKAADTLYVLFTLCVLLFVLFSQNLFNGVL from the coding sequence ATGAGGTTACCAACGGTTCTCATCGGAAGGTACGTTCCAGCAAACTCGATCGTACACAAAATCGATCCACGTGCAAAACTTCTGGGTATGATTCTTCTGATAACTTCCATTCTCATCGTGCCCAGTCTTGTCTTTTACATCGTTCCTGGAGCGGTTGTTCTTCTGCTGATACTTCTCAGCAAAACTGGGTTCAGGATATATCTTGCAGGCTTGAAAAGCCTATGGTTTCTGATAATTTTCGCTGTGGTGGTACAGTTTCTCTCACCCCAGGATGGCAGAAAGATCATCTGGTTTATAACTGACAAGGCGATCCTGTCGGCCGTATACATACTCTTAAGACTGCTTTTGATCATTCTTCTTGCGGAGAACTTCTCTGCCACCACCCCTCCCTTGATGACAGCCCGGGCGATAGAGAGTCTTTTTTCGCTTCTTGGGGCAAGAAAACTGGGCCATGAGATCGGCATGGTGATGACGATCGCTATGAGGTTTGTTCCCATTCTAGCTCTGGAAGCAGACAGGATACTGAAGGCCCAGATATCCAGAGGGGCTAATTTTGAAAGGGGAAGATTCATCGACAGATTGAAAGCCCTCATAGTGATCATCGTTCCTTTGCTAGCTTCTGCTCTGAGAAAGGCAGAAGAACTCGCAACGGCAATGGAAGCCCGCCTTTACACGGGAGAGCCTCCCAGGGTAAAGTACAGAGACATAGAGTGGAAAGCTGCTGATACTCTGTACGTTCTGTTTACCCTGTGTGTTTTACTCTTTGTTCTCTTCAGCCAGAATCTCTTCAATGGCGTTCTTTAA
- a CDS encoding DUF4416 family protein → MGEVKVPDLVNLVMFIFASHIDYWFNELKPVLEERFGPMDYVSDNLDFEKYTFYYSEEMGQGLKGKLVSFERLIHPHQLADIKLETNSIEKMFSIEGKRKVNIDPGYIHHTQFVLASTKHWGNRIYIGKGIYAEVTLAYVRGKFKDMEFTYPNYREEEYKKHLERIREIYLKKRRKILK, encoded by the coding sequence GTGGGAGAGGTGAAGGTACCGGATCTGGTGAATCTGGTTATGTTCATATTCGCATCTCACATAGATTACTGGTTCAACGAGTTAAAGCCCGTTCTCGAGGAAAGATTTGGACCAATGGATTACGTTTCCGACAACCTCGACTTCGAAAAGTACACCTTTTACTATTCAGAAGAAATGGGACAGGGTCTGAAGGGAAAACTGGTGAGTTTTGAAAGACTCATACATCCTCACCAGCTTGCAGATATAAAACTGGAGACGAACTCCATAGAGAAGATGTTTTCCATAGAGGGAAAAAGAAAAGTGAACATTGACCCAGGATACATCCATCATACACAGTTTGTCCTCGCATCAACGAAGCACTGGGGAAACCGCATCTACATAGGAAAGGGAATCTACGCTGAGGTGACGCTCGCTTATGTGAGAGGAAAATTCAAAGACATGGAGTTTACCTATCCAAACTACAGAGAAGAAGAGTACAAGAAACATCTGGAAAGGATCAGAGAAATCTATCTGAAGAAGAGGAGGAAAATCCTGAAGTGA
- the nfi gene encoding endonuclease V, with protein MTYRKLHEWNLPPEEAMKIQNVLREKVLFKPFEGEPKYVAGVDLSFPKREEGLAVIVVMEYPTFKIVELVSERGKVDFPYIPGLLAFREGPLFLKAWEKLKTKPDVVVFDGQGVAHPRKLGIASHMGLFIEIPTIGVAKSRLYGTYREPENRRCSWSYLYDNEGIIGCVMRTKEGSAPIFVSPGHLMDVESSIRLVKSFTLPGRRIPEPTRMAHIYTQRLKRSLF; from the coding sequence GTGACTTACAGAAAACTTCACGAGTGGAATCTGCCACCAGAAGAGGCGATGAAGATCCAGAATGTCCTGAGAGAGAAGGTTCTCTTCAAGCCCTTTGAGGGCGAACCAAAGTACGTGGCAGGGGTCGATCTTTCGTTTCCAAAAAGAGAAGAAGGACTTGCCGTGATCGTCGTGATGGAATACCCCACCTTCAAAATAGTGGAACTCGTCTCAGAGAGAGGAAAAGTTGATTTTCCATACATTCCAGGACTTCTTGCTTTCAGGGAAGGACCTCTGTTTTTGAAAGCATGGGAAAAACTGAAGACAAAGCCAGACGTTGTGGTCTTCGATGGACAAGGCGTCGCACATCCAAGGAAACTCGGTATCGCATCACACATGGGACTCTTCATAGAGATACCGACGATCGGTGTGGCAAAGTCGAGGCTCTATGGAACCTACAGAGAGCCGGAGAACAGAAGATGTTCTTGGAGTTATCTCTACGATAACGAAGGGATAATAGGCTGCGTGATGAGGACCAAAGAAGGAAGTGCCCCCATCTTCGTTTCTCCTGGCCATCTCATGGATGTGGAAAGTTCCATCAGGCTGGTCAAGTCGTTCACCCTGCCCGGAAGAAGGATTCCAGAGCCCACCAGAATGGCACACATCTACACCCAGCGCTTGAAGAGAAGTCTCTTCTGA
- the rimO gene encoding 30S ribosomal protein S12 methylthiotransferase RimO — protein MRVGIKVLGCPKNEADCEVLAGILKERGHEIVYKVEEADVVVLDTCAFIEDAKKESIDEIFSFVEAKKDYGYKIVVKGCLVQRYYRELKKEIPEVDQWIGVVAPEKIALLLESGGDLVPQRPETVYSYRKRVNLEEKPYAYVKISDGCDRKCTFCSIPIFKGNLKSRSMEDIVHEVEDLLAEGKKEIILVAQDTTSYGEDLYGKQALPDLLRRLNSLKGDFWIRVMYLHPDHLTDEIIDTILKLEKVVNYFDVPVQHGSDKILTLMGRVKSSKELKNMLMKIRDKAPDAVLRTSVIVGFPEETEEDFEELKRFVEEVKFDKLGVFVFSDEEGTVASSLKNKVDPETARRRQEELLLLQAEISYERLDRFVGKSMKALVEGRENGYLIGRTFTEAPEVDGVVFIKGRGEIGNFLEVTIEEHDEYDMWGIAR, from the coding sequence GTGAGAGTTGGTATAAAGGTGCTTGGCTGTCCAAAAAACGAAGCTGACTGTGAAGTTCTGGCAGGTATTCTCAAAGAAAGAGGACACGAAATCGTCTACAAGGTGGAAGAAGCAGACGTTGTTGTGTTAGACACCTGTGCCTTCATCGAGGATGCCAAGAAGGAATCGATAGATGAGATCTTCTCGTTTGTTGAAGCAAAAAAAGATTACGGCTACAAAATTGTTGTGAAAGGGTGCCTCGTTCAGCGATACTACAGAGAACTGAAAAAAGAAATCCCGGAGGTGGACCAGTGGATAGGAGTTGTCGCTCCGGAAAAAATCGCCTTGCTCCTTGAAAGCGGAGGAGATCTGGTACCACAGCGTCCTGAGACTGTCTACAGTTACAGAAAGAGGGTAAATCTGGAGGAAAAGCCCTATGCGTACGTGAAAATATCCGACGGTTGCGACAGAAAGTGTACTTTCTGTTCCATACCCATCTTCAAAGGGAACCTGAAAAGCAGAAGCATGGAAGACATAGTCCACGAGGTGGAAGATCTTCTTGCAGAGGGAAAAAAGGAAATTATTCTGGTTGCCCAGGATACAACCTCTTACGGTGAAGATCTCTATGGGAAACAGGCCCTGCCTGATCTTTTGAGACGACTGAACAGTCTAAAGGGTGACTTCTGGATCAGGGTCATGTACCTTCATCCCGATCACCTGACAGACGAGATAATAGACACCATCCTGAAACTGGAAAAGGTTGTGAACTACTTCGACGTTCCCGTTCAACATGGAAGTGATAAGATACTGACCCTCATGGGAAGGGTCAAAAGTTCCAAAGAGTTGAAAAACATGCTGATGAAAATAAGAGATAAAGCCCCAGATGCCGTTCTTAGAACCAGCGTGATAGTAGGTTTTCCAGAAGAAACGGAAGAGGATTTCGAAGAGTTGAAGAGATTTGTGGAAGAGGTGAAATTCGACAAACTCGGTGTTTTTGTTTTCTCGGACGAAGAAGGAACAGTCGCTTCTTCTCTGAAGAACAAAGTCGATCCAGAGACAGCCAGAAGAAGACAGGAAGAACTCCTGCTTCTTCAGGCAGAGATCTCCTACGAAAGACTGGATAGATTCGTGGGAAAAAGCATGAAGGCACTCGTTGAGGGAAGAGAAAACGGCTACCTGATAGGGCGCACCTTTACAGAAGCTCCCGAGGTGGACGGGGTTGTTTTCATAAAAGGAAGGGGTGAGATAGGGAATTTTCTCGAAGTAACCATAGAAGAGCACGATGAATACGACATGTGGGGGATTGCTCGATGA
- the pgsA gene encoding CDP-diacylglycerol--glycerol-3-phosphate 3-phosphatidyltransferase, which yields MNLANFFSILRAVLTIPVVWFYMEGWYTLAFFVFLFAAFTDYLDGFFARRRNQVTDFGKVFDQVADKILVISTAVAMMNVLPIWYVLTVFSRDTFVNGLRILAASRGNIVPARWTGKVKTVSQFAVLIGVFLFKLEFLEPLILQALVIISFAVTVLSGITYTMDLARFMKMEG from the coding sequence ATGAATCTGGCGAACTTCTTTTCTATTCTGAGGGCAGTGTTGACGATACCTGTTGTCTGGTTCTACATGGAAGGCTGGTACACTCTGGCGTTTTTTGTTTTCCTGTTTGCTGCGTTCACAGACTACCTGGACGGCTTCTTCGCAAGAAGAAGGAACCAGGTAACAGACTTCGGAAAGGTCTTCGATCAGGTGGCAGACAAGATCCTCGTGATATCCACGGCCGTTGCGATGATGAATGTTCTTCCGATCTGGTATGTTCTAACCGTCTTTTCAAGGGACACCTTCGTGAACGGCCTCAGGATCCTGGCAGCGAGCAGGGGAAACATCGTTCCAGCCAGATGGACAGGAAAGGTGAAAACCGTATCTCAGTTTGCGGTGCTCATAGGAGTTTTTCTTTTCAAACTGGAGTTCCTTGAACCACTGATTCTGCAGGCACTTGTGATTATATCGTTTGCAGTAACAGTTTTGTCCGGGATCACGTATACAATGGACCTTGCAAGATTCATGAAAATGGAGGGATAG
- a CDS encoding RodZ family helix-turn-helix domain-containing protein has translation MGEKWKEMGEIFRKKREEKGITLLDASLFTNINPSKLKRIEEGDLQNLDAEIYVKSYIKRYAEFLELSPEEMLKMYEEGKGDIAPEEKKEKRRKEGEKSRSHNLVLILFLVIGVVLLVFAIFENLRLQRTSPAYLITSDEVTLNGKTLKGTIPLSEGKYTVEAQGEVILRTASEEWKIKLKEFEVRVQWER, from the coding sequence TTGGGCGAGAAATGGAAAGAAATGGGGGAAATTTTCAGGAAAAAGCGTGAAGAAAAAGGCATCACGCTTCTTGATGCATCTTTGTTTACAAACATAAATCCCTCTAAACTGAAACGCATCGAAGAGGGGGATCTTCAAAATCTCGATGCAGAAATCTATGTCAAAAGCTATATAAAGCGATACGCAGAATTTTTAGAACTCTCTCCAGAAGAGATGCTCAAAATGTACGAGGAGGGAAAAGGCGACATAGCACCGGAAGAAAAGAAAGAGAAGAGAAGAAAAGAAGGGGAAAAAAGCAGAAGTCACAATCTTGTTCTGATTCTGTTTCTGGTGATAGGAGTGGTGCTTCTTGTTTTTGCGATTTTTGAAAATCTCAGACTGCAAAGAACATCACCAGCGTACCTGATCACTTCAGATGAAGTGACTCTAAATGGCAAAACGTTGAAAGGAACAATCCCACTTTCGGAGGGAAAGTACACGGTGGAGGCTCAGGGCGAGGTCATCTTGAGAACTGCATCGGAAGAGTGGAAGATAAAACTCAAAGAGTTCGAGGTGAGAGTCCAGTGGGAGAGGTGA
- a CDS encoding LCP family protein, which produces MTKKVLLFLSISLAFFLIISSIFFLNRVVSSLFKGEVTNPYVFLVLGKDEEIEHTIRTDVIVLGVLDWKKGVLSFVSIPRDLIIDGRKINSIYNSSGIEKLFQIVESIFGMKIDSYVVFDYRAFRVLGDELGPVKVVPNEVMFYEDLSQDLVIDFKPGVPYMLSGKQLLAYIRYRKDSMGDLARIERQKDVLKKLLSKALIKSPFEISNIYRKVSPYIETNIKLSELLTLFLKVREGLKMQFFTLPYVVSENGEVFVNEKELPMFREKLFEESNMETSSLNLVILNISSLVSRVFEANLRGVWKERVGFEPDRVVWEDVGISREFEGDQVFIAQMEKEKEILEILRKAHPSRKFKVHRFDRKEDFERYYFILKKLAENRIYLDFPVSALILIDDFRE; this is translated from the coding sequence ATGACGAAGAAAGTCCTACTTTTTCTGTCAATTAGTTTAGCCTTCTTTTTAATTATATCATCCATATTTTTCCTGAATAGAGTGGTGTCTTCTCTTTTCAAAGGAGAGGTGACCAATCCTTACGTCTTTCTCGTTCTCGGAAAAGACGAAGAAATCGAACACACCATTCGAACCGATGTGATAGTGCTCGGTGTGCTCGACTGGAAAAAGGGAGTGCTTTCCTTTGTTTCCATACCCCGTGACCTGATAATTGATGGAAGAAAGATCAACTCCATTTATAACTCCTCTGGAATTGAAAAACTCTTTCAGATCGTCGAGTCGATTTTCGGAATGAAGATAGATTCCTACGTGGTTTTCGACTACAGGGCATTCAGGGTTCTCGGAGATGAACTCGGACCAGTGAAGGTAGTCCCGAACGAAGTAATGTTCTATGAAGACCTTTCTCAGGATCTTGTCATAGACTTCAAACCCGGTGTACCCTACATGTTGTCTGGCAAACAGCTTCTTGCGTACATAAGATACAGGAAGGACTCCATGGGGGATCTTGCACGAATAGAACGTCAGAAAGACGTTCTCAAAAAACTTCTCAGCAAGGCCTTGATCAAAAGTCCTTTTGAGATCTCGAACATATACAGAAAGGTGAGTCCCTACATCGAAACGAACATAAAACTCTCCGAACTTCTAACGCTCTTTTTGAAGGTAAGGGAAGGATTGAAGATGCAGTTTTTCACGCTTCCCTACGTTGTGAGTGAAAACGGAGAGGTCTTTGTGAACGAGAAGGAGCTTCCCATGTTCAGGGAAAAATTGTTTGAAGAAAGCAACATGGAAACTTCTTCGTTGAATCTGGTGATTCTGAATATTTCTTCACTTGTCTCAAGGGTTTTCGAGGCGAATCTGAGAGGTGTCTGGAAGGAAAGGGTGGGATTTGAACCAGATCGGGTCGTCTGGGAGGATGTTGGAATATCCAGAGAATTCGAGGGTGATCAGGTCTTCATAGCGCAGATGGAGAAAGAAAAAGAAATCCTGGAGATTCTCAGAAAAGCCCACCCGTCGAGGAAGTTCAAGGTTCATCGATTCGACAGAAAAGAAGACTTTGAAAGATACTACTTCATTCTGAAGAAACTGGCAGAAAACAGGATATACCTGGATTTTCCTGTTTCAGCGCTGATATTGATAGATGATTTCAGGGAGTGA
- a CDS encoding L-lactate dehydrogenase: MKIGIVGLGRVGSSTAFALLMKGLAREMVLIDVDRKRAEGDALDLIHGTPFTRRTNIYAGDYKDLKGADVIVVAAGVPQKPGETRLQLLGRNARVMKEIAVNVSKYAPDSIVIVVTNPVDVLTYFFLKESGMDPRKVFGSGTVLDTARLRTLIAQHCGFSPRSVHVYVIGEHGDSEVPIWSGAMIGGIPLRNMCQICNRCDSHILEEFAEKTKRAAYEIIERKGATHYAIALAVTDIVETIFFDEKRVLTLSVYLEDYLGIQDVCISVPAVLGRHGVERILELELNDEELKAFRESAKILKNAIEEILAEENKE; the protein is encoded by the coding sequence ATGAAGATAGGTATCGTTGGTCTTGGAAGAGTGGGGTCCAGTACCGCTTTTGCCCTTTTGATGAAAGGACTGGCAAGGGAAATGGTGCTGATCGACGTCGACAGAAAAAGAGCCGAAGGAGACGCTCTCGACCTCATACATGGAACACCGTTCACAAGGCGTACGAACATCTACGCAGGAGATTATAAAGACCTGAAAGGAGCCGATGTGATAGTGGTTGCTGCGGGTGTTCCACAAAAGCCCGGAGAAACCAGGCTTCAGCTTCTTGGAAGAAACGCCAGGGTGATGAAAGAGATTGCCGTAAATGTCTCAAAATACGCTCCTGACTCTATTGTCATAGTTGTTACAAACCCGGTTGACGTGCTAACCTACTTTTTCCTCAAGGAATCTGGTATGGACCCAAGGAAGGTTTTTGGATCGGGAACTGTTCTTGATACCGCAAGACTTCGAACCCTGATTGCCCAGCACTGTGGTTTTTCTCCAAGAAGCGTTCACGTATACGTGATAGGAGAACACGGTGATTCTGAGGTTCCAATCTGGAGCGGTGCCATGATCGGTGGTATACCTCTTCGAAACATGTGTCAGATCTGCAACAGGTGCGATTCTCATATCCTTGAAGAGTTCGCAGAGAAGACAAAAAGAGCAGCGTATGAGATCATAGAAAGAAAGGGGGCAACACATTATGCTATTGCCCTTGCGGTAACAGACATCGTGGAAACGATTTTCTTCGATGAGAAAAGAGTTTTGACGCTTTCAGTGTACCTTGAAGATTACCTTGGAATACAGGACGTGTGTATCAGCGTTCCTGCAGTTCTTGGTAGACATGGTGTGGAGAGGATTTTGGAACTTGAGTTGAACGATGAGGAACTGAAAGCCTTCAGAGAATCAGCAAAAATATTAAAGAACGCCATTGAAGAGATTCTGGCTGAAGAGAACAAAGAGTAA